The following coding sequences lie in one Xanthomonas hortorum pv. pelargonii genomic window:
- a CDS encoding prolyl oligopeptidase family serine peptidase — MSKFASICLVAGLITAGAVSAEETAVSNDPYAWLEDVTGAKPLEWVKAQNAKTEARLAATPAFTQMETSIREVLDSDAKIPGVQKIGPYYYNFWKDKQHERGLWRRTTLDEYRKPAPKWETVLDLDALNKAEGENWVWHGADCLRPDYQRCLIALSRGGADADVTREFDLAGKQWVKDGFFRPEAKGGLGWVDKDTVYVYTDFGPGALTSSGYPRIAKQWKRGTPLSAATVVYEGKPTDMYIAAMHDDTPGFERDFVSRTLAFYNEELYFKGADGKLVKVDAPNSASKAVKREWLTLELRDPWTVGGKTYKAGSLLATRFDDFMAGKRNFDVLFEPTDTTSLAGIAWTKSHLVLNVLEDVKNRLSVVTPSQDGWKKSAFVGAPAFGTVDVSAVDSDDSEALWLTVTDYLTPTTLSWVEVGSAPQPLKTMPAFFDAGKDSIEQHFATSKDGTRVPYFLVRPKDLKLDGSAPTLLYGYGGFEISMTPNYSGSMGRAWLEKGGVYVVANIRGGGEYGPRWHQAALKQNRHKAYEDMAAVAKDLVTRKITSTKHLGVQGGSNGGLMTGNMLTQYPELFGAVVVQVPLLDMKRYSHLLAGASWMAEYGNPDTDDWKFIQTFSPYHLFDAKKTYPPVIFLTSTRDDRVHPGHARKMAAKMIEAGKDVTYYENIEGGHGGAANNAQAAHMAALAYSFLWERLAD, encoded by the coding sequence ATGTCCAAATTCGCCTCGATCTGCCTGGTTGCCGGCCTGATCACCGCTGGCGCCGTCTCTGCAGAGGAAACCGCCGTGTCCAACGATCCCTACGCCTGGCTGGAAGATGTCACCGGCGCCAAACCGCTGGAGTGGGTGAAGGCGCAAAACGCCAAGACCGAAGCGCGGCTGGCCGCCACGCCAGCGTTCACGCAGATGGAAACCAGCATCCGCGAAGTGCTGGATTCGGATGCCAAGATTCCCGGCGTCCAGAAGATCGGCCCGTACTACTACAACTTCTGGAAGGACAAGCAGCACGAGCGCGGGCTGTGGCGGCGCACCACGCTGGACGAATACCGCAAGCCGGCGCCCAAGTGGGAAACCGTGCTGGATCTGGATGCGCTCAACAAGGCCGAAGGCGAGAACTGGGTCTGGCACGGCGCCGACTGCCTGCGCCCGGATTACCAGCGCTGCCTGATCGCGCTGTCGCGCGGCGGCGCCGATGCCGATGTCACGCGCGAGTTCGATCTGGCCGGCAAGCAGTGGGTCAAGGACGGCTTCTTCCGTCCGGAAGCCAAGGGCGGCCTGGGCTGGGTCGACAAGGACACCGTCTACGTCTACACCGATTTCGGCCCCGGCGCGCTGACCAGCTCCGGCTACCCGCGCATCGCCAAGCAGTGGAAGCGCGGCACCCCGCTGAGCGCAGCCACGGTGGTGTACGAAGGCAAGCCGACCGATATGTACATCGCCGCCATGCACGACGACACGCCCGGATTCGAGCGCGATTTCGTCAGCCGCACGCTGGCCTTCTACAACGAAGAGCTGTATTTCAAGGGCGCCGACGGCAAGCTGGTCAAGGTGGATGCGCCCAACTCGGCCAGCAAGGCGGTCAAGCGCGAATGGTTGACGCTGGAACTGCGCGATCCGTGGACGGTGGGCGGCAAGACCTACAAGGCCGGCTCGTTGCTGGCGACGCGGTTTGACGACTTCATGGCGGGCAAGCGCAATTTCGATGTGCTGTTCGAGCCCACCGACACCACCTCGCTGGCCGGCATCGCCTGGACCAAGTCGCACCTGGTGTTGAACGTGCTGGAAGACGTCAAGAACCGCCTGAGCGTGGTCACTCCCTCGCAGGATGGCTGGAAGAAGAGCGCCTTCGTCGGTGCGCCGGCGTTCGGTACCGTGGATGTCAGCGCGGTGGACAGCGACGACAGCGAAGCGCTGTGGTTGACCGTCACCGATTATCTGACCCCGACCACGTTGTCGTGGGTGGAGGTGGGCAGCGCGCCGCAACCGCTCAAGACCATGCCGGCGTTCTTCGATGCCGGCAAGGACAGCATCGAACAGCACTTCGCCACCAGCAAGGACGGCACCCGCGTGCCGTATTTCCTGGTGCGTCCCAAGGACCTGAAGCTCGACGGCAGTGCACCGACCCTGCTGTACGGCTACGGCGGTTTCGAAATCTCGATGACGCCGAACTATTCCGGCTCAATGGGCCGCGCCTGGCTGGAAAAGGGCGGCGTCTATGTGGTGGCCAACATCCGTGGCGGTGGCGAATACGGCCCGCGCTGGCATCAGGCCGCGCTCAAACAGAATCGCCACAAGGCCTATGAAGACATGGCTGCGGTGGCCAAGGACCTGGTCACCCGCAAGATCACCTCGACCAAGCATCTGGGCGTGCAGGGCGGCAGCAACGGCGGCCTGATGACCGGCAACATGCTCACCCAGTATCCGGAACTGTTCGGTGCGGTGGTGGTGCAGGTGCCATTGCTGGACATGAAGCGCTATAGCCATCTGTTGGCCGGCGCCTCGTGGATGGCCGAATACGGCAACCCGGATACCGACGACTGGAAGTTCATCCAGACCTTCTCGCCGTATCACCTATTCGATGCGAAGAAGACCTATCCGCCGGTGATCTTCCTGACTTCCACGCGCGATGACCGGGTGCATCCGGGCCACGCACGCAAGATGGCAGCCAAGATGATCGAGGCCGGCAAGGACGTGACCTACTACGAGAACATCGAGGGCGGCCACGGCGGTGCGGCCAACAATGCGCAGGCGGCGCATATGGCGGCGCTGGCCTACAGCTTCCTGTGGGAGCGGTTGGCCGATTGA
- a CDS encoding pyridoxal phosphate-dependent aminotransferase has protein sequence MDTMPPHSSGYSRRSQDIAPFHVMSLLARANALEQAGHDVIHLEIGEPDFTTAAPIVAAGQAALAAGHTRYTAARGLPALRAAIAGFYAQRYGCDIDPERILVTPGGSGALLLASSLLVDPNKHWLLADPGYPCNRHFLRLVEGAAQLVPVGADTDYQLTPNLVDACWNADSVGALVASPANPTGSVLSRAQLAALSQTLHARGGHLVVDEIYHGLTYGMDAHSVLEVDDGAFVLNSFSKYFGMTGWRLGWLIAPPKAVPELEKLAQNLYISASTIAQHAALACFMPESIAIFEARRAEFQQRRDYLLPALRALGFKIDVEPQGAFYLYADISAFSGDAQAFCAHFLETEHVAFTPGIDFGFHRANQHVRIAYTQSLPRLEQAVERIARGLRHL, from the coding sequence ATGGATACCATGCCTCCGCACTCCTCCGGTTATAGCCGTCGCAGCCAGGACATCGCGCCGTTCCATGTGATGTCGCTACTGGCACGCGCCAACGCGCTCGAACAGGCCGGCCACGATGTGATCCACCTGGAAATCGGCGAACCGGATTTCACCACCGCCGCACCGATCGTTGCCGCCGGACAGGCCGCATTGGCCGCCGGGCACACCCGCTACACCGCCGCACGCGGCCTTCCTGCACTGCGCGCAGCCATCGCTGGGTTTTATGCGCAGCGCTATGGCTGCGACATCGATCCGGAACGCATCCTGGTCACGCCCGGCGGTTCCGGCGCCTTGCTGCTTGCCAGCAGTCTGTTGGTCGACCCGAACAAACACTGGCTGCTCGCCGACCCCGGCTATCCGTGCAACCGGCACTTTCTGCGCTTGGTCGAAGGCGCCGCACAACTGGTGCCGGTCGGCGCGGACACCGATTACCAACTGACCCCAAACCTGGTGGACGCCTGCTGGAATGCCGACAGCGTCGGCGCACTGGTCGCCTCGCCGGCAAACCCTACCGGCAGCGTGCTGTCGCGCGCGCAACTGGCTGCGTTGTCGCAGACCTTGCATGCGCGCGGCGGCCACCTGGTGGTGGACGAGATCTATCACGGCCTGACCTATGGCATGGATGCGCACAGCGTGCTGGAAGTAGACGACGGCGCCTTCGTATTGAACAGTTTCTCCAAGTATTTCGGCATGACCGGCTGGCGCCTGGGCTGGCTGATCGCCCCACCCAAGGCGGTACCCGAACTGGAGAAACTCGCACAGAATCTCTACATCAGCGCCTCCACCATCGCCCAGCACGCCGCCCTGGCCTGTTTCATGCCAGAAAGCATCGCCATCTTCGAAGCCCGCCGGGCCGAGTTCCAGCAACGCCGCGATTATTTACTGCCGGCCTTGCGCGCATTGGGTTTCAAGATCGACGTCGAGCCGCAAGGCGCGTTTTATCTGTACGCCGATATCAGCGCATTCTCCGGCGATGCCCAGGCCTTCTGCGCCCATTTCCTGGAAACCGAACATGTCGCATTCACCCCCGGCATCGACTTCGGCTTTCATCGCGCCAATCAACACGTCCGTATTGCGTATACCCAAAGTCTGCCGCGCCTTGAGCAGGCGGTAGAGCGGATTGCGCGTGGTTTGAGACATCTTTGA
- a CDS encoding S9 family peptidase, producing the protein MKPVLTLLIASLMTTSVPSAFAALPSPPDVAKHPHVVKAPFGATRNDDYYWLRDDKRQDKAMLAYLNAENAYTDTVMAPLKPLEDTLYTEIVGRIKQDDASVPYRARGYWYYTRFEAGKDYPIQARRKGSMEAPEEILLDVNQMAAGKGYFSVGDAEVSQDNRILAWADDAVGRRQYTIRFKNLDTGEIYPDTVEGVAANVVWADDNKTLFYVENDPETLLTVRVKKHVLGTPSKSDVLVYEEKDDSFYMGIARTRDDKYIVIGVESTVSSESRYAPADKPERFTVLAKRERDVEYHPEHFDGRWVIRTNADGAKNFKLVTAPTDATTRKQWTDWVAHDDNVYIENFELFDGFTAIEERSGGLERVRLQFNSPHMDVRALAGEPQYVKADEPAYSMGLAINSEPDTAWLRYSYTSLTTPATTYELNTQTGERKLLKQQPVIGYDPSKYVTERVWVAARDGVKVPVSLVYKQGFKKDGTAALFQYAYGSYGMSMDPAFNLPAISLVDRGVVYAIAHIRGGQEMGRQWYDDGKLLHKKNTFTDFVDVTRGLVAQGYAAKDRVAASGGSAGGLLMGAVANMAPQDYRVMVAQVPFVDVVTTMLDASIPLTTNEYDEWGNPENKDYYDYMLSYSPYDNVRKQAYPAMFVGTGLWDSQVQYWEPAKWVAKLRDDNTGTQPIVFRTNMEAGHGGKSGRFRRYREAAESYAFVLDQLGVK; encoded by the coding sequence ATGAAGCCTGTCCTGACTCTTCTGATCGCCAGCCTGATGACCACCTCTGTTCCTTCCGCCTTCGCAGCTCTCCCGTCGCCGCCGGACGTGGCCAAGCACCCGCATGTGGTCAAGGCCCCGTTCGGAGCCACCCGCAACGACGATTACTACTGGTTGCGCGACGACAAGCGGCAAGACAAGGCGATGCTGGCCTACCTCAACGCCGAGAACGCCTACACCGACACGGTGATGGCGCCGCTGAAGCCGTTGGAAGACACGCTGTATACCGAGATCGTCGGGCGCATCAAGCAGGACGACGCCAGCGTGCCGTATCGCGCACGTGGCTACTGGTATTACACCCGTTTCGAAGCCGGCAAGGATTACCCGATCCAGGCGCGCCGCAAGGGCAGCATGGAGGCGCCGGAAGAGATCCTGCTGGACGTCAATCAGATGGCCGCAGGCAAGGGCTATTTCAGTGTCGGCGATGCGGAAGTCAGCCAGGACAATCGCATCCTGGCCTGGGCCGACGATGCCGTGGGCCGCCGCCAGTACACGATCCGTTTCAAGAATCTGGACACCGGCGAGATCTACCCGGACACCGTGGAAGGCGTCGCCGCGAACGTGGTCTGGGCCGACGACAACAAGACCCTGTTCTATGTCGAAAACGACCCGGAAACGCTGCTCACCGTGCGCGTGAAAAAGCACGTGCTGGGCACGCCTTCCAAGAGCGACGTGCTGGTCTATGAAGAGAAGGACGACAGCTTCTACATGGGCATTGCGCGCACCCGCGACGACAAGTACATCGTCATCGGCGTGGAAAGCACGGTGTCGTCAGAATCGCGCTACGCGCCGGCCGACAAGCCCGAGCGCTTCACCGTGCTGGCCAAGCGCGAGCGCGATGTCGAGTATCACCCCGAGCATTTCGATGGCCGTTGGGTGATCCGCACCAATGCCGATGGCGCCAAGAACTTCAAGCTGGTGACTGCGCCCACCGATGCGACCACGCGCAAGCAGTGGACCGATTGGGTGGCGCACGACGACAACGTCTACATCGAAAATTTTGAGCTGTTCGATGGCTTTACGGCGATCGAAGAGCGCTCCGGCGGGCTGGAACGCGTACGCCTTCAATTCAACAGTCCGCACATGGATGTGCGGGCTCTTGCGGGGGAACCGCAATACGTCAAGGCGGACGAGCCGGCGTATTCGATGGGCCTGGCGATCAATTCCGAGCCTGACACGGCCTGGCTGCGTTACAGCTATACCTCGCTGACCACGCCGGCAACGACGTACGAACTCAATACGCAGACCGGCGAGCGCAAGTTGCTCAAGCAGCAGCCGGTGATCGGCTACGACCCCAGCAAGTACGTCACCGAGCGCGTCTGGGTGGCTGCGCGCGACGGCGTCAAGGTGCCGGTGTCGCTGGTCTACAAGCAGGGTTTCAAGAAGGACGGCACTGCCGCGCTGTTCCAGTACGCCTATGGCAGCTACGGCATGTCGATGGATCCGGCGTTCAATCTGCCGGCGATCAGCCTGGTGGACCGTGGCGTGGTGTATGCCATCGCGCATATCCGCGGCGGCCAGGAGATGGGCCGGCAGTGGTACGACGACGGCAAGTTGCTGCACAAGAAGAACACCTTCACAGACTTCGTCGATGTCACGCGTGGGCTGGTTGCGCAGGGCTATGCAGCCAAGGATCGCGTCGCCGCATCCGGTGGCAGCGCCGGTGGCCTGCTGATGGGCGCCGTGGCCAATATGGCCCCGCAGGACTACCGCGTGATGGTGGCGCAGGTGCCGTTTGTCGACGTGGTCACCACCATGCTCGACGCCAGCATCCCGCTCACCACCAACGAATACGACGAGTGGGGCAACCCGGAAAACAAGGACTATTACGACTACATGCTGTCGTACTCGCCGTACGACAACGTGCGCAAACAGGCATATCCGGCAATGTTTGTCGGTACCGGTTTGTGGGATTCGCAGGTGCAGTATTGGGAACCGGCCAAATGGGTCGCCAAACTGCGCGACGACAACACCGGCACCCAGCCGATCGTGTTCCGCACCAACATGGAAGCCGGCCACGGCGGCAAATCCGGCCGCTTCCGTCGCTACCGCGAGGCGGCCGAATCGTATGCGTTTGTGCTGGATCAGCTTGGGGTCAAGTAG
- a CDS encoding YbaN family protein: MTRPTRFRWAWWLLAYASLATGIVGIFVPGLPTTVFILISAWAASHGSERLHNWLLSHPRFGPAIVEWQTYRAVSRKAKWMATLTMTICAGIMLWCVPVFWVKCLSIGSMAVVAIWLWLRPEPPPRALPTAP; encoded by the coding sequence ATGACGCGACCGACTCGATTCCGCTGGGCCTGGTGGTTGCTGGCCTACGCCAGCCTGGCCACCGGCATCGTCGGTATTTTTGTGCCCGGGTTGCCGACCACCGTCTTCATCCTCATTTCCGCCTGGGCCGCCTCGCATGGCTCCGAGCGTCTGCACAACTGGCTGCTCTCGCATCCGCGCTTCGGCCCGGCCATCGTCGAATGGCAGACCTATCGCGCGGTCAGCCGCAAGGCCAAATGGATGGCCACGCTCACCATGACCATCTGCGCCGGCATCATGCTGTGGTGCGTGCCGGTGTTCTGGGTCAAATGCCTGTCGATCGGCAGCATGGCGGTGGTGGCGATCTGGCTGTGGCTGCGCCCCGAGCCGCCACCGCGCGCGCTGCCCACCGCGCCCTGA
- the lptM gene encoding LPS translocon maturation chaperone LptM, translating into MSLMSRPSVRLALVGATFVLLAACGNKGPLVMPQKPVPVEAQPVPQPPDAPQPLDESTPAPVPVDTDTKPASTTDQPASRGNER; encoded by the coding sequence ATGAGCCTTATGTCCCGACCATCCGTTCGCCTCGCACTGGTTGGTGCGACCTTTGTCCTGCTTGCCGCCTGCGGCAACAAGGGCCCACTGGTGATGCCGCAGAAGCCGGTGCCGGTGGAAGCCCAGCCTGTGCCGCAGCCGCCGGATGCGCCGCAACCGCTGGACGAGTCGACGCCGGCGCCAGTGCCGGTCGACACCGACACCAAGCCCGCGTCCACCACCGACCAGCCCGCTAGCCGCGGCAATGAGCGCTGA
- the dapF gene encoding diaminopimelate epimerase, giving the protein MSADGRSERLRFTKMHGAGNDFVVLDLRDGTPPPDAALATRLADRHFGVGCDQILTIEAPRSSEAVAAYGIWNSDGSAARQCGNGARCVAAWLVRDGTAQGDEFVIDSPFTAHRVQRLDAGTYAVAMGVPHFEPTQIPLAGFAHAREEYALPVHGETVRFGAVSMGNPHAVIEVGRVDAAPVERVGGLLQQNAAFPDSVNVGFVQVVEPTHVRLRVFERGVGETLACGSGACAAAVVLMQRGRVERDVRVSLPGGELRIRWAGDQQEVVMSGPAVFVFDGEWN; this is encoded by the coding sequence ATGAGCGCTGACGGTCGCAGCGAGCGTCTGCGTTTCACCAAAATGCATGGCGCCGGCAACGATTTCGTGGTGCTGGACCTGCGCGACGGCACGCCGCCGCCGGATGCCGCGCTGGCCACACGTCTGGCCGACCGCCACTTTGGCGTGGGCTGCGACCAGATCCTGACCATCGAAGCGCCGCGCAGCAGCGAGGCGGTGGCCGCCTACGGCATCTGGAATTCCGACGGCTCGGCCGCGCGCCAATGCGGCAACGGCGCGCGCTGTGTCGCCGCCTGGTTGGTGCGCGATGGCACGGCGCAGGGCGATGAATTCGTCATCGACAGCCCGTTCACCGCGCACCGCGTGCAGCGTCTGGACGCCGGCACCTATGCGGTGGCGATGGGCGTGCCGCACTTCGAGCCCACGCAGATCCCGTTGGCCGGCTTTGCACATGCGCGCGAGGAATACGCGCTGCCGGTGCACGGCGAGACCGTGCGCTTTGGCGCGGTGTCGATGGGTAACCCCCACGCCGTGATCGAGGTGGGTCGCGTGGATGCTGCGCCGGTGGAGCGCGTGGGTGGATTGTTGCAGCAGAATGCCGCGTTTCCCGATTCGGTCAACGTTGGTTTCGTCCAAGTTGTCGAGCCCACGCATGTGCGTCTGCGCGTGTTCGAGCGCGGCGTCGGCGAAACCCTGGCCTGCGGCAGTGGCGCGTGCGCGGCGGCGGTGGTGCTGATGCAGCGCGGCCGTGTGGAACGCGATGTGCGGGTGTCCTTGCCCGGTGGCGAGCTGCGCATCCGCTGGGCCGGCGATCAGCAGGAAGTGGTGATGTCCGGCCCGGCCGTGTTCGTTTTCGATGGAGAGTGGAACTGA
- a CDS encoding DUF484 family protein gives MSESVDKFSAHEVATWLRRHPTFLKQFPDLAVSLLVPRDDGPTASLATYQLEVLRDKNRELSRRLHELGHNAQDNERLAVRTHQLTLALMRQTSAADTLKAMAASLAEDFNGELVRLVLLTPVAGLDADWLQVIAADDARLAPFRDCLSDGEPICGRLQTEKHALLYAEQAAEVQSTALLPLPGIGLIAVGSSDANRFYPGMGTLFLRMMGESLSVALQRFDA, from the coding sequence ATGAGCGAGAGCGTGGATAAATTCAGCGCGCACGAAGTGGCCACATGGTTGCGACGCCATCCGACCTTCCTCAAACAGTTCCCGGATCTTGCGGTGAGTTTGCTGGTACCACGCGACGACGGCCCGACCGCCTCGCTGGCCACCTATCAGCTGGAAGTGTTGCGCGACAAGAATCGTGAGCTGTCGCGGCGATTGCACGAACTTGGCCACAACGCCCAGGACAACGAGCGCCTGGCGGTGCGCACGCATCAACTGACGCTGGCGCTGATGCGTCAGACCAGCGCGGCCGACACGCTCAAGGCGATGGCGGCCTCGCTGGCAGAAGATTTCAATGGCGAACTGGTGCGGCTGGTGTTGCTGACGCCGGTCGCCGGACTGGACGCCGACTGGCTGCAGGTCATCGCCGCCGATGACGCGCGCTTGGCGCCGTTCCGCGATTGTCTGAGCGACGGCGAGCCGATCTGCGGCCGCCTGCAGACCGAAAAACATGCGTTGCTGTATGCCGAACAAGCCGCCGAGGTGCAATCCACCGCGCTGCTGCCGCTGCCCGGCATCGGCCTGATCGCGGTCGGCAGCAGCGATGCCAATCGCTTCTATCCCGGCATGGGCACCTTGTTCCTGCGCATGATGGGCGAATCGTTGAGCGTCGCACTGCAACGCTTCGACGCATGA
- the xerC gene encoding tyrosine recombinase XerC — protein MSSVEDFLSYLQVERQVSAHTLDAYRRDLAALVSWAAEQKSEDGAPLDAALLDSAQLTSAQLRQFVAAEHRRGLSPKSLQRRLSACRSYYAWLLKHGRIAASPAAAMRAPKAPRKLPQVLDADEAVRLVEVPTDAPLGLRDRALLELFYSSGLRLSELCALRWRDLDLESGLVMVLGKGEKQRLVPVGSHAITALRAWLRDSGGRAETHVFPGRAGGAISQRAVQIRIKQLAVRQGMFKDVHPHMLRHSFASHILESSGDLRGVQELLGHSDIATTQIYTHLDFQHLAKVYDAAHPRAKRKKADE, from the coding sequence ATGTCTTCGGTCGAAGACTTTCTTTCATATCTTCAGGTCGAACGGCAGGTGTCTGCGCACACGCTGGATGCCTATCGACGCGATCTGGCTGCGTTGGTGAGCTGGGCGGCCGAGCAAAAGAGTGAAGATGGCGCGCCATTGGATGCTGCGCTGCTGGACAGCGCGCAACTCACCAGCGCGCAGTTGCGCCAGTTCGTCGCTGCCGAGCATCGACGCGGTCTGTCGCCCAAGAGCCTGCAGCGCCGGCTCTCGGCATGCCGTAGCTACTACGCCTGGCTGCTCAAGCATGGCCGCATTGCGGCCAGCCCGGCAGCAGCGATGCGTGCGCCCAAGGCGCCGCGCAAATTGCCGCAGGTATTGGATGCCGATGAGGCGGTGCGCCTGGTCGAAGTCCCGACCGATGCGCCGCTGGGCTTGCGCGACCGCGCCTTGCTGGAGCTGTTCTATTCTTCCGGCCTGCGCTTGAGTGAGCTATGCGCGCTGCGCTGGCGCGATCTGGATCTGGAGAGCGGCCTGGTGATGGTGCTGGGCAAGGGCGAAAAGCAGCGCCTGGTGCCGGTGGGGTCGCATGCGATCACCGCACTGCGCGCGTGGCTGCGCGATAGCGGCGGGCGTGCCGAAACGCATGTGTTCCCCGGCCGTGCGGGCGGTGCGATTTCGCAGCGTGCGGTACAGATCCGCATCAAGCAACTGGCGGTGCGCCAGGGCATGTTCAAGGACGTGCATCCGCATATGCTGCGGCACAGTTTTGCCAGCCATATTCTTGAATCGTCCGGCGATCTGCGCGGCGTGCAGGAGTTGCTCGGCCACTCGGATATCGCCACCACGCAGATCTACACGCATCTGGATTTCCAGCATCTGGCCAAGGTCTACGACGCCGCGCATCCGCGTGCCAAGCGCAAGAAAGCTGATGAGTGA
- the hslV gene encoding ATP-dependent protease subunit HslV, with protein MDPSQNPNIVHATTIISVRRGGHVAVAGDGQVTLGHTVMKGNARKVRRLGREGQVLAGFAGAAADAFTLFELFEAKLDKHGQLTRAAVELAKDWRTERRLGKLEALLAVADKETSLIISGTGDVIEPEDGIIAIGSGGSYALSAARALLAHTELDAKTIATEAIHIAGDICIYTNRNVVVEEL; from the coding sequence ATGGACCCCAGCCAGAATCCCAACATCGTTCACGCCACCACCATCATTTCGGTCCGGCGTGGTGGGCATGTCGCCGTCGCTGGCGATGGTCAGGTCACGCTTGGCCATACCGTCATGAAGGGCAACGCGCGCAAGGTGCGCCGGCTCGGCCGCGAGGGGCAGGTGCTGGCCGGTTTCGCTGGCGCTGCCGCCGACGCGTTCACCTTGTTCGAGTTGTTCGAAGCCAAGCTCGACAAGCACGGCCAGCTGACCCGCGCAGCGGTGGAATTGGCCAAGGATTGGCGCACCGAGCGCCGCCTTGGCAAGCTCGAAGCCCTGCTTGCAGTGGCCGATAAAGAGACCTCGCTGATCATCAGCGGAACGGGCGATGTGATCGAGCCGGAAGACGGCATCATCGCGATTGGTTCCGGCGGTTCGTACGCCTTGTCGGCCGCCCGCGCGTTGCTGGCGCACACCGAACTGGACGCCAAGACCATCGCCACCGAAGCGATCCACATCGCTGGCGATATCTGCATCTATACCAATCGCAATGTGGTGGTCGAAGAGCTGTGA
- the hslU gene encoding ATP-dependent protease ATPase subunit HslU, producing MPNPDTSTMTPREIVQELDRHIVGQHDAKRAVAIALRNRWRRMQLPEELRNEVMPKNILMIGPTGVGKTEIARRLATLANAPFVKVEATRFTEVGYVGKDVEQIIRDLADTSVKLYREQAKVRVRNQAEERAEDRILDALLPRRAAGIGFDPEAARNEPSSQDNETRIKFRRMLRNGELDEREIELEVAVNASMDIMTPPGMEEMGQQLRQMFSNLGSGKSQKRKLTIKAARPLLIEEEAGKLVNEDDVRAAAIEACEQHGIVFIDEIDKVAKRGEAGSTGGDVSREGVQRDLLPLVEGSNVSTKYGTVKTDHILFIASGAFHLAKPSDLIPELQGRFPIRVELTALTKADFVRILTEPKAALIKQYEALLQTEGVNLTFGADAVDRLAEIAAQVNERQENIGARRLHTVLERLLDTLSYEAPDRDGQSVAVDAAYVDAQLGELVQDPDLSRYIL from the coding sequence ATGCCAAATCCCGATACCTCAACCATGACTCCGCGCGAAATCGTGCAGGAGCTCGACCGTCATATCGTTGGCCAGCACGATGCCAAGCGTGCGGTCGCCATCGCGCTGCGTAATCGCTGGCGCCGGATGCAGTTGCCCGAGGAACTGCGCAACGAAGTAATGCCCAAGAACATCCTGATGATCGGTCCGACCGGCGTCGGCAAGACCGAGATCGCGCGACGTTTGGCCACATTGGCCAATGCGCCGTTCGTCAAGGTGGAAGCCACGCGCTTTACCGAAGTGGGCTACGTCGGCAAGGACGTGGAGCAGATCATTCGCGACCTGGCCGACACCTCGGTCAAGCTGTATCGCGAGCAGGCCAAGGTGCGTGTGCGCAACCAGGCCGAAGAACGCGCCGAAGACCGCATCCTGGACGCGTTGTTGCCGCGACGTGCCGCCGGGATTGGTTTCGACCCGGAGGCCGCGCGTAACGAGCCATCGTCGCAAGACAACGAAACCCGCATCAAGTTTCGCCGCATGCTGCGCAATGGCGAGCTGGACGAGCGCGAGATCGAACTGGAAGTCGCGGTCAATGCCAGCATGGACATCATGACCCCGCCGGGCATGGAAGAGATGGGCCAGCAGCTGCGGCAGATGTTTTCCAATCTGGGCAGCGGCAAGTCGCAGAAGCGCAAACTCACCATCAAGGCCGCGCGCCCGCTGCTGATCGAAGAAGAGGCCGGCAAGCTGGTCAACGAAGACGACGTGCGTGCTGCGGCGATCGAAGCCTGCGAGCAGCACGGCATCGTGTTCATCGATGAGATCGACAAGGTCGCCAAGCGTGGCGAAGCCGGTTCGACCGGTGGCGATGTCAGTCGCGAAGGTGTGCAACGCGATCTGTTGCCGCTGGTGGAAGGCTCCAACGTGTCGACCAAGTACGGCACGGTCAAGACCGACCATATCCTGTTCATCGCGTCGGGCGCGTTTCATCTGGCCAAGCCCAGCGATCTGATTCCCGAATTGCAGGGCCGTTTCCCGATCCGGGTGGAGTTGACCGCACTGACCAAGGCCGATTTCGTGCGCATCCTCACCGAGCCCAAGGCGGCATTGATCAAGCAGTACGAAGCCTTGTTGCAAACCGAGGGCGTCAATTTGACCTTCGGCGCCGATGCGGTGGACCGGTTGGCCGAGATCGCCGCGCAGGTCAACGAGCGCCAGGAAAATATCGGTGCGCGTCGTCTGCACACGGTGTTGGAGCGCTTGCTGGATACGCTCAGCTACGAAGCCCCGGATCGCGATGGACAGAGCGTCGCCGTGGACGCGGCGTATGTCGATGCGCAGTTGGGTGAGCTGGTGCAGGATCCGGATCTGAGCCGCTACATCCTTTAG